TCAAATAACCAGATTTCACCCTGCGGTGGCGTCGGCTCAACGACCCCCAGACCAACGATCTCCTGCAAATCTTCTTCAGAAACGCCGGTATGTAAACAAAACTCCGGTATCGTTAATGTCACGGTCATGCTAGTCATTACGCTTTCCCCATTCTTTACGTGGCTCGAAACCCGACTCCACATCAGCTAGCTGTCGCCAGAGTTCGCTGGCTTTTTCATTGGGCTTAGGCGGCATCACAATCCGGATAACCGCATATAAATCACCGGTGGTGTTTTTATTTACCAGCCCTTTTCCTTTGATTCGTAGACGCTGCCCCGCCTGGCTCCCTGCCGGAATGGTCAGCCGAATACTCTCTTTCAGTGTTGGTACTGTCACCTTCGTACCCAATGCAGCTTCCCACGGTGCCAGTGGCAGGACAATTTCCAGATTATGACCCACAACATCAAATAACGGGTGAGGCGCGATATGGATAATCAGCCACAAGTCGCCATTCGGGCCACCATTTTCTCCCGGCGTACCCTGGCCTTTCAGACGAATACGCTGGCCATCCGTGACACCGGCCGGAATTTTCACATTCAGCGTTTTGGGTATTTCTTTCTCGACCATGCCGAAAGCGTTATACACCGGCAGGTTATAACTGATAGTACGGGTCTGGGTGGCGAGGGTTTCTTCGAGGAATACGCCCACTTCAATTTCCACATCATGGCCACGTACAGCACGCTGACGTCTGGTATGGTGTGCCTGCTGGCCAAACATTGATGAGAAGATATCGTCAAAATCCTGCTGATTATAACTGTGTTCATAGGATTGAGATTGCTGCTGATGGCCAAAGTGCGGATCGTTACGGTGAGCCCAGAGCTGGTCATATTCTGCACGTCGCTGGTCATCTTTTAATACTTCCCAGGCTTCAGCGATATCTTTAAATTGCGCTTCAGCATTGGCTTCAGTGCTGACATCGGGGTGATATTTACGCGCCAGACGACGATAAGCTGTCTTGATGGTTTTTAAATCGTCTGTCGGTTTGACCCCGAGAATGGCATAATAATCCTTTAATTGCATGATATTATCTCATTTTGGGTGTGAGGCGATGGTCGCTGTTTTCATTACTAATCTTAGGGCAAAATGACGATGTCTGTGGGAGGAATATCGCGAAAAATTGTGCTAATTGGCATTAACAGCATAATTTTACGTTGGATGCCAGCCAGTTATTAAACCCTTTGCACCCAACGATTACCGCCTCGTCCCACGGCTAATATCAGCCCAGCCCGCTATCCTGCGACGAAATGATAACACCGCTTAACCGGATACTGCCGTATGGAAAATCACGCGATCGGCTTTTTCCGTATACTGATTAAGCTTATCGAAATTCAGATATTGACCCGTCTGTTGTCCGGTGTTGCCTGCTGCAGAGATAACCGCATGATATTCTGCCAGTGTCGGCAATCTCCCCAGCAACGCAGCAACCGCTGCCAGTTCCGCCGAAGCCAGATAAACCCTGGCGTTAGTACCTAAACGATCAGGAAAATTACGGGTAGAGGTAGACACCACCGTTGCCCCATCAGCAACCCGAGCCTGATTCCCCATACACAACGAACAGCCGGGAATTTCAACCCGGGCACCACGCTGACCAAAGATACGATAATACCCTTCTTCAGTAAGTTGCGCCGCATCCATACGGGTGGGGGGTGCCAGCCAGAGCCTGACCGGTAGCGCACCCTGATGGTTATCCAGCAGTTTACCTGCAACACGGAAATGGCCGATATGGGTCATGCAGGAGCCGATAAAAACTTCATCAATCTTCGTGCCCTCGATCTCAGAGAGTGGACGGACGTCGTCGGGATCGTTGGGCGCACAGAGAAATGGCTCTTTGATCTCCGTCAGATCAATATCAATGACCGCAGCATATTGTGCATCCGCATCCGCTTG
The sequence above is drawn from the Enterobacteriaceae bacterium ESL0689 genome and encodes:
- the cbpA gene encoding curved DNA-binding protein, coding for MQLKDYYAILGVKPTDDLKTIKTAYRRLARKYHPDVSTEANAEAQFKDIAEAWEVLKDDQRRAEYDQLWAHRNDPHFGHQQQSQSYEHSYNQQDFDDIFSSMFGQQAHHTRRQRAVRGHDVEIEVGVFLEETLATQTRTISYNLPVYNAFGMVEKEIPKTLNVKIPAGVTDGQRIRLKGQGTPGENGGPNGDLWLIIHIAPHPLFDVVGHNLEIVLPLAPWEAALGTKVTVPTLKESIRLTIPAGSQAGQRLRIKGKGLVNKNTTGDLYAVIRIVMPPKPNEKASELWRQLADVESGFEPRKEWGKRND